Part of the Phragmites australis chromosome 23, lpPhrAust1.1, whole genome shotgun sequence genome is shown below.
GTGGCAATGTAGTTTCATTTAACACCACCCAGCCTTCACCCTCTCCTAAAGGGATATGCCTAGAGAGGATTGATAACGGATCCTACCTTAACATGGCTCCTCACCCTGATGGCTCCAATAGAATCTTCTTGGGCAGCCAAGCTGGGAAGATATGGTTGGCAACTGTCCCTGAGCAGGGATCTGGCGGTACTCTGCAATTCGAAGAAGCAAGCCCATTTGTTGATCTGACAGACCAGGTGCACTTTGATTCGGTGTTTGGACTCATGGGTTTGGCGTTTCatccaaaatttgcaacaaaTGGTCGCTTCTTTGCCTCTTACAACTGTGATAGGACAAAGTCACCCAGTTGTACGGGGAGATGCTCTTGCAATTCTGATGTGAGCTGTGATCCGTCAAAGCTTGGCACCGATAATGGTGCTCAACCATGCCAGTATCAAGTTGTTGTATCAGAATATTCAGCCAAAGGTTCCTCAGCAAATGTTTCTGAGGTTTGCTCATCAGAACATGCTCTTCCAATGATGTATTGATATTCCCTGAACCTCTTCTGTTCACATTATTCTTTAAACATTTTGTTAGGTAACATCTGCTGATCCATCTGAAGTTAGAAGGATTTTTACTATGGGGCTACCTTATGGATCTCAACATGGAGGTCAGGTACTTTTTGGACCTACTGATGGATACCTCTACCTCATGATGGGAGATGGAGGAAAGGGAGATCCTTTTAATTTCGCTCAGAACAAAAAGTCGCTTTTGGGAAAAATTGTGAGGCTTGACATTGACAACACACCAAGTAAGTCTTCGAATCTTTTTGTCATTTGTTGAGTTGTTCAAATTGAAATTCACTATCATATGTTTAGATCTCCATAAGTTGCTGTTGTTTTCCCTCTTAGTAGTGTACATGAAAAATAACCAATACTTGTCAGACACGTATCATAGGAGTATCGGTGTCCGATAGGTATTGGAGGAGTATCGGTATCTGATATGTGAGCTTTCGTAAGTATCTGCGCATCGTAGCAAAATGGTACTCCCTAGTCCTGACCATTAACCAGCACCTTTGGTAAGACTATTTCAATGATGTATCTCTTCTTGGCCCATAGCACTAGCTACTACGTGAGCAAACTATTGGACACATTGTTTATTTCTTTTCCTGTCCAGAGAACAAATTAGTCAAAGATGCTAGATGATGACTAGCAATCTGCTTCAGGATCTTTATATTGGCAGCATTACTAATTATCATTTTTATATTGAACTAGTTGGAAGGTCACGTTTGTAAATTCTTGAGGGCACTTGTCACTAGGCAAATTGATGTTTGCAATTCAAATTAGTTTATAAGAACATGAAATAACTGGTTTCTTTTGCAAATACAATTAGTTCTGTCAGATAAGCTATTAAAGTTTTCTGTATGAAGAGCAGCATCATGAACCTGATCtgacatttttttcttaaagCTTTCTGATTTTTTGTTCTGCTTTTCAGGAGAGAGTGACATCACTAACAAAAGTTTTTGGGGTAATTATTCTATTCCAAAAGACAACCCATACGCTGATGATAGTGACTTAGAACCAGAAATTTGGGCATTGGGTCTAAGAAACCCGTGGAGATGCAGCTTTGATTCCGAGAGGCCTTCGTACTTCTTCTGTGGAGATACTGGTCAGGTACCTCTCAAAGTCACAAGTAAATTGTGTTTAGCTTTCCAACTTCTAATTTTGAGTTGCTTCATTAGTTTGATAGCCCTGTGTGCTCAGAATCATGGATTCATTGCTTCTATTTATCGCAGAGGAACTGAAGATGTGTACTTTGTATGTAAACAGCACTTCATTTATATTTGGACCTTAACCGTGTAGGATCAATATGAAgaagtggatttgatctccaaaggCGGAAACTATGGATGGCGTGCATACGAGGGCCCACTTGTTTATCATCCATCATGGGCACCTGGAGGAAACACGTCACTCAACTATATTAATACCATTCCTCCTATCATGGGATACAGCCATGCTGATGTCAATAAGAACATTGGGTCAGCATCAATCATGGGTGGTTATGTCTATCGAGGCTCTACTGATCCTTGCTTGTCTGGAAGGTATCGTCATTGTTCGTTCAATATAACCGCCTCATACTTTTGTGCAGCTCAATTCATGAAATGTCATTCACAAGAGTCATCTGTTGATGTGTTTTCAGGTATTTGTATGCCGACTTGTACGCATCAGCCATGTGGACTGGCACAGAGACACCGGAGAGTAGTGGAAACTACACCTCCACTCTGATTCCCTTCAGCTGCTCCAAGGACTCTCCAATACCTTGTGACACCGCTGCTGGGAGCCCTCTCCCATCGCTTGGCTACATATACTCCTTCGGTGAGGACAACAGCAAGGACATCTATGTCTTGGCGAGCAAAGGCGTCTACCGAGTCGTGAGGCCCAGCCTCTGCGACTATACTTGTCCAACTGAGAAAGCTGCAACGAATAGACCTCCAGGTCCTTCATCCAAGGCACCAGCGATAGGAATGAGCAAGCAGATGCGAGTGCTTTTGCTGTCTGTTATTATGTTTTGGGTTTTGGTAAGATAGGCTCCTGCTCGATCAGTGTCGTGCAAGAATGGATGATAAATCATAATATGTTCCATATGTTAGTGCATGGAggaacaaattgaaaataagaCTGGTGCAGTTAGGGATCCTGTGATATATATAGTAGCATAGGACGGTAGACCTGAATTTGTAAGCCGGCCTGCACCTTACTGCCAGGTCTTGATAAATACAGTACGTATTCAGTTGTTTCCAAGGGAAAGATGGCGAGGAAATTTTATTCATACATCACTCTATTCATCGATCACATACGGTGACATGTGACAGTTTATTAGTGCATCATCTATAACTAAAAGTAGCATCCCCCAGTGGTGGGGACATTGCAGTAGCTCGGACTCGGACACATGTTGCAAATGGAGGGCAGGGCCTTGGCCGTCTGCCTCACCTTGCTCATCATCTGCTGGCCTTCTCCTTGCTTGGAGCCTGGTAAGCCGCCCTGAATCTCCTGGACTGTGCTGCATATCGCCTTGCACCGGCAGCTCGGTGGCATCTGTTCCAGCTGCTTGCAGCACCCGCCATTTCCAGGGCCCGGTGATGGGCATCGTCGACGCCGTGCACTGCTTCTTCAGGTAATCCCTGCACGCGTCCATGGCCTGCCCTTCCTGGCACTGCTGCTCCTCGCAGGGAAAGTCCTCAAACTGCCGCGAGGGCGAGGAGGAAGCAGGCCTTCATGGTGTATCAAGGGTGTTGTTGGTGAGGGTGAAGATGCATGTAATGTAATGTATAcaagatgagatgagatgaggcTTCAGTTTGAGTTATAGACAAGATGACAGACACGATCCTTTTGTGTGCTGCTTTTGAtgctctgtttgtttcagcaAGTGCAAGGATGGTGTGGTAGCTGGTGTCAGTACGTGCGTGCTTTTAAGCTGGCCCTTTTGGAAGAATTCGTCAGGTTTAGAATGCTCATCAAGGTAGCCTTGCTACTCCTATATAATAGGCACACagattttgtttttggttttgttgcCATATGATTTGTATGGTTCAAGCATAAATAATGCTTCTACCAACGTTTAAAATCTCGCCCTTTTTTCTGAAACTGGAATTGTAGTACGTACCATACCTTACAAGTTGTTTAAAAAAGATTCAAATATTGCACAAAAGTGTACTCCAGTTGATAGTATTTGGTTGGAAAATGAAATGACGGCCCATACCTTACAGGTTTGCCGGGAAAATGAAATGACGGCCCACCCCAGTACTAAAGCATACTTGTCACCAGAAGGTTACTTCCACACCGTGGTCTGCAAGAACCATGACAACCCTCACGGTGGAAGACTTGGACAGGATGGTTGCCGGTGATGCGCCATTTGCTCGGAAGTTCCACGCAGACGACCCGACCCGTTGCTAGACAAGATAGACGATGAGATCCTGTCCCGCGAGAGAACGGTAGCGACCCTTGGTCGGTCATCGGAAACACAACAGCAGTCTCCTTCAGCCTGGCCGTGGAGCTGTTCGGCTCATCACGTCGCTGCTGTCGGAGGACAAGTTCCACACAAGGCAGTGCAACTAGTGTTATGTCTCTGACTGAAATCAAAGCTATGCAACTGCTGCTGCTGGCGATCCATGGCTGTTTTCGCTCCTAGTAGTTCGCCGTTCTGTTATGCAGCAACTTCCATTTATCTTGTTGTACGACCGCATTAGCAGAGCTGTTACCTGTTTTATCAAATCTTAAGTTTGCTGACCACAAAAGTCAATGCCGCAGTACAACTTACTACATATCCGGCTTCATTTTGTATTTGATTAATGGAAAATCGGGATCGAGGTTTTTGCAGATTGTTGTATCCCTGAGTGTACGTATTTGAATCGACCATATTATAAAAGTAGATGAAGGAAGGCAAGTAATTATCCGTCTCTTGTTGCCGCCGAAGAAGGCCAGTCGTGCGAGATAACAACTATTGTAATTAGAGCAATGCGGGAAGAGAGAGGTGAGTCCTTCCTCATCATCTGTCTTAGTCAACGGACGGACGGATGGCTATCTATCTATCTGTGATCTATCAGTGAAGTATATTGGCAAATCAAATGGTACGATTTCCATCCATCTAGAAGACTAGAACCCTTGATAAGTTGATTAATAACGGTGTTTCCTTTGGACGACGGCATCACAATGCTAATTAATCGTTGAGTTGCTACATAGCATATAGGAGTATAGTATAGACCACCATTATTCCTTCCTTGGCCACAAAGCCCAAGACATACATTGGCAACAAGGCAGGCAGCAGCATACAGCTCCTCTCCTCCCCAATCTTCTCTCTCAGGTACGGTTGGTCGTGCTGCTGCTGGTCGTCGGAGAAGATGGCGCAGCAGGGGCCACCTGCGACGTCCTTGATATACGCCATGGTGGCGCGGGGGACGCTGGTGCTGGCAGAGCACACGTCCTACACGGGCAACTTCCGGGACATCGCGGCGCAGTGCCTGCACAGGCTGCCGGCCGGGAACAACCGCTTCACCTACACCTGCGACGCCCACACCTTCAATTTCCTCGTCAACGATGGATACGGTACGGTCTCTCACGCACCCGGCCTTGCTGCAACTAATTTTTCTTCCTATATCTCTCTGCTACATGCTTGCTCTCTGTTCTGACAAGCACGAATTTTGGGGTGATTCCATTCATGAGTTTGATGCTACCTTGACCATGTTATGGAAATGTTCTCTTTTGCCTTGCTTGTTTCCTTCTAGTTTGAATTGAAAATTTTAAGAAAATTCTACACTAACATGTCTTATTTTAGGATATCCTTTGGCTTAGCTCTAGTTCTTGTTTACCCTTTGAGAAAAAAGCGGTGTCTACTCTGGGCCGCGCAACACCTCTGTCAGTTTATAATATAAGAAATTGTTCCGGTTGGATTACATCAGTCATTAAAAAAAGACAGTTTGAAGATTACCTGTTGCATCCTAATGATCATACAGGGTTCAGACAGTTTAGCTTATGCCGATGTTCAGAGTTGCAAGTTTTAAGAAGATTCAGAGTTGCTACTATTCAGAAGAGGAGTTTGAATTGATCTGCTAGACTTTGCGATCCCAAATTAGGATTTAGTTCGCAATATAACTCTCCCAGATTGCCAAAAAAACTATGATGTTTTCAATCGGAGAAGCCTCAATCTGAAATTTAGTACTTGTTGAGATGGCACGCGAATGCTCCTTTTGTTGCACAGCTTTCAGTCCTGTCTATTGGAAACGTTATATTCCTTCTCTTGGTGCCAAGTTATTCCCCAAGTCCCGTCATAAAAGTCCTACGGTTTCCATTATTAGCAACTGTGTTAGATGCTCAAGGAAAGGCATAGCTCCCTGTCTATAATAACTTGAATCTCATATAACGTTACACTTGCTGAAAGTGACTAATAAAAAGGGAAGTTCTGCTTAGATGAAATCAGAACGAAGAAATTTATGACTGCAACACAAGGCAGGCAATGGCAGCCACAACCAGGGAAACCCATGTGAAGGAACTACCTAGTTCAGAACAGGAAGATGGAGACAACTTTTGTCAAGAATAAGCAATATGGAAACGCTTGCTGAactttatctcttttttttttctcgaacacccACGAGAGCGGCGCGTCATTGCATTAAGAAGAAGAGTGATCCAGTTTATAAGAAAAACCGGACATGAAAACCTTAACAAGACTTGCAATACAACCCACGAAGCTCAGCTCATGCGTAAAAcaaagaaggaagagaaagaaatccCAAAACCCCCTAACACCCGGACGACAGAGGTTAGACGGGTGCGTCCAGCAAGTAGAGCTGCTAGTTGTGAAAGCCGAGCATCGAGGGAAAGTCCGAAGCGATGCCGGGGGAACTTCGTCGCGGCGCCTCCAGGGAGGTAATGACGCCCGTGAGCGTCACCGCCGTTGGCAATGGCAATGAGCCAACCAGGGCTTTCGCCCAAAATTCGACCCACCACGGAACAAGCCGACGAACACAAAGGCTCGACGGATCGACCCGACTATACACCTGCAAAGAACAACCAACAGCACAAGAGCACCACGCCCGAGCGACGCCTCCACCAACAATAGACGACCGGGGGCAAAGCCCCAGCCCGCAACAGCACACGGCAAGGCCTCCAGGTAGAACAAGACGTCGTCAAACATGGCCGGCCGTCGCATGGCACACAGGTgggcactgacagcccgcccgaGAGTAACAACTGACCGACAGAGAGTGGCCGAAGGGAGAGCAGACCGGCCAAAAGACGGACCGGCCAATAAGGAGTAGATCAGCCACACACCGGGCAGAATGAAGAAGACCTGGCAACAGCAATGCAGCGACCACAAGCCGACTAGAAGGAGGGGGCAGACCGGCGACGCCGCCGCCTAGGAGCAGACCGGCGGACACATCCGGTTAAGAACCGGCACCAACACGCCGCGCCAAGCGAAAGGCCATCACGCGGAGTGGCCACGCGGCATCAAAAACAGTAGTCACCCGGCCACACGACAGAGGAGAAGGTGGCAAAGGGCGATCTCGCGCGGTAGGAGCAGAACCACCGCGCGGATCCAGCATGGGAGAAGCAGATCTGGCGCAGAAACGCGCGGATCCGATCGGAGGAACAGCTACGCTGGCGGATTTTGCCGGTGCAAGAGGGGCTTCGGGGTAGGggtggagaggggaggggaggtgggGAGGAAGGAGACGGGGGAGGAGGCCGCGACGCCTGGCATCGGACCGTCgctggccgccgtcgccggcgttcGCACGCCGGTGGCGACGGCCGGACTGAGCTAGGGTTTGGGGGGTCTTGGGCTAGGGGTTGAGTTGCCCCCCGAGTCGCCAGAGCGGGCGACGCGGGGGTGGTGGGGCGGGGAACTTTATCTATTTGAGATGCTAACTGAAGCGCATGCATCAAAATTGCAGCATACTGCGTTGTCGCAACTGAGTCGGCTGGGCGGCAGATTCCTCTTGCCTTCCTAGAGATGATCAAGGAGGATTTCAACAAGAGATATGCAGGGGGCAAAGCAGCCACAGCTACAGCCAACAGTCTCAGCCGAGATTTCGGGTAACAGTCCATTTCATCTGCAAACAATTCGTAGGATTCTAGTACATCATTGTTTAAGTTTTCTTATTGTATGATGGTATTTTGCCGTGCATATACGCGATCTCCCATATACTTATGCGTATACATaaaaagcaaaaaaagaaaaagaaaaaaaaaagagtaagaaGAGGGCCGACCGGCCTTTTGCCTTTCGGCCGGCCCGGCCCCTTTCCTCCTTCCCTTTTTCCTCTTGGCCCAGGCCGGCCCGgcttctcctcccctcctctctctcttatccatacacctggcctcctctctctcttatccACACGCCTGGCCTCCTGTTCCTCTTCCCCACCGAGCGCGCCGCCACCTAAGCCGCCGCTCTCCCGCGCCGCACCGCCCGCACGCGTTTGCGCCGTCCGCTCCCCGTGCTGAGCTGCTTCTCCCTGGGCCCGAGCGCACCGCGCTGCTCCTCGCGCCGCGCCCCCTCACTCACCTCGTGCCGCGCCACCCTTTCTCTGGCCCGAGCCATCCACACTTGCCTGCTTCACCCTATCCGCCGAGCCGCACCTGTGCTTATCCCTTCCACCCGTCTCTATCCCTTCCCGAAATCCAAACACCCCGATCCGAAATCTCCGCGAGGGAGCCCCGTGCCGTGCCTATATAAGGTGTAGGGAGGGGGTGCCCGTGGAGGAGGAGAGAGTTTTTGGGGAGAAGACGGGGGGCCCTGCTGCGCCAGACCTTTGCACCACCGCGTTCTGCTGCCACCGGCGCTAAGGTCCTGCTACTGCCCgaagagaggaaggaggaggagagttCTTTTGAAAAGAAAACCCGTGAGCTTCACCTCATACCCGACGTCGCCTGCCGCTTTGTCTCTGCTACCATGGACCTCACTTCTGTCCACGCCGGCGTCCAAGGTGATTCCCAGACTActccctcttttctttctcctgtGTGGGCATGATGTCGCCGAGGGGGTCGGCCGGTGATGAAAGCTGAGGCCACCCCCCGTTGTCGAATTATTGCTACACTCTCTCTGTGTTATGGCCCGGCCTTCGTGCCGTCGTGCCCCTCGCCGTGGTGTCCTGCTTATGCCCGGTCGGTTGACTCTCTGTGTGCTCAGCCTTCGTGCTGGTGCCTCACTTGTGCTCGCCATATGTCTATGATTGTCATTGGccggtgataaaaatttgaggcCCAACTGCTATAATTCATACTGGTGTGGTTCTCTATTGCCGCTTCATCTTGTAGCTATTTGTGATTACCGGATAAGTGTGGCTTTTCTCTTACGGCCCATGGATTCCGATGTTCTGTGATGGCTTGCTGAGTGAGCATATGCTGCAGGGGAGAAAACTTGAGGCTATGAGCTTGTTTGCCGATTGCCTCTGTTGTTGCTTTGATGCAAGGTTGCTGATGCACCTTCCTGCTTAGCACTGAGCATACCTGTTCTTTATTAATCATTGTGAGAGGAGGCTAAGAGCATACTTGCCGATTGCCTCTGTCATTGATCTGATGTGTGGTGGCTGATCTTGTTAACAGTCCTGTTTGCCCTATACTGTGATGGCAGTCCTATTCCCTACTGCCGCATAACACCTTATTGCAGGCTGTGATCACTTTGGTGGTGAGTTTGATACTGTGATGCTACTGTCATGGCTTGCAGTCGCTTGCCCTATCGAGGTTCGGCTATTCTGATGTATTTGTGGGCGGCTTCTTGATCTTTATATGCTgcccccttctccctctctgTCACTGTAAGTTTGGATACATACTGGTGGCTTGGTGtttgagaagagaagaaagcaaaaagaaaagaaaagatgattCAGTGGACTCTATTGTTAATAGCCCTGTGTTCGATCTCGATGCTTCTCGCAAAGAGTGtgatgcctttgtggctcacgTGTTATCACCCGCCTTCGTGGCTTCGCCTTTGTGGCAAGTTGCTTTTCAGAGACggccgatgaggacaagtccgagGCCCAAAGAGGAgctagtgagtcaagcacggcgtcggagctcccggttgtggccatgctgctgctttcggtcgaagctacgcgtcgtgccgcgctcctagcccacctcttcataaaaacacaattctgaggcctatgtggccgatgatgatccgggatacataaacagtccaaaaagctTATGCCAGACTGTTGTCCCGTACTTTACCGCATTTTATTGctaacgcttactttgcttggtctttgttacgtgtgactacagccttgcagactcggagacgacctcggtatgacgaccgccagcgcacttaatcggaggtagcccgaagacgggcgtaattaaccggagagctTCACGAAGCCCCCGGGAACCGGGACAAAGCAATCGCCAGATCGTgaagatagtcagatagcgtgtgcgttgtggagtaaaaatgtatatgagaaactgtactttatgatttcgacatgaatgaataaagttacatgTTTTCGATTATTACATTCTCCTGTCTcttgtatactctgtatactggcacgcccgcaatattacatacacagtttcaaatacaaattcaaacgCGAGACGTTTTGAATCCGCGAAACAAAATGGCACGCCCAGTGGGATATGGTTCTCCTCCCATCTTTGCTGCGCTGTGCTGGTCGTCAAGATGGTCTCCCGAGTCTACAAGTGCTGCTTGCAAAAAATCGTCGGGAAAATACTAACCGAGAGACGCTGTGGCTGCAGGTGGATTCATCCCTGCCCGCGACTCGATTCCCATGATCCTACAGTTCGGAACACTCCCACCGGTGGT
Proteins encoded:
- the LOC133906262 gene encoding vesicle-associated membrane protein 721-like encodes the protein MAQQGPPATSLIYAMVARGTLVLAEHTSYTGNFRDIAAQCLHRLPAGNNRFTYTCDAHTFNFLVNDGYAYCVVATESAGRQIPLAFLEMIKEDFNKRYAGGKAATATANSLSRDFGPRLKEQMQYCIDHPEEVSRLSKVKAQVSEVKGIMMENIDKVINRGEQIDGLVTKTEQLHDQASDFRQQGTRVRRKMWFQNMKIKLIVLGIVVALILVIILSICHGKCK
- the LOC133906222 gene encoding HIPL1 protein-like, which codes for MQMGMRLGAAILLSFSLLLLPASRAFPLCTDARAPVVLNETLGFCASYNGSSSSCCDAAADAALRSQFNAMNVSDAACAAVLKSILCAKCSPYSADLFDAGPKIRTIPFLCNSTSSATSAQSKETTQDYCKLVWETCKDVKIMNSPFQPPLQGSATLPSTSSKLTDAWQSENDFCTLFGGAPNDQSVCFSGNVVSFNTTQPSPSPKGICLERIDNGSYLNMAPHPDGSNRIFLGSQAGKIWLATVPEQGSGGTLQFEEASPFVDLTDQVHFDSVFGLMGLAFHPKFATNGRFFASYNCDRTKSPSCTGRCSCNSDVSCDPSKLGTDNGAQPCQYQVVVSEYSAKGSSANVSEVTSADPSEVRRIFTMGLPYGSQHGGQVLFGPTDGYLYLMMGDGGKGDPFNFAQNKKSLLGKIVRLDIDNTPRESDITNKSFWGNYSIPKDNPYADDSDLEPEIWALGLRNPWRCSFDSERPSYFFCGDTGQDQYEEVDLISKGGNYGWRAYEGPLVYHPSWAPGGNTSLNYINTIPPIMGYSHADVNKNIGSASIMGGYVYRGSTDPCLSGRYLYADLYASAMWTGTETPESSGNYTSTLIPFSCSKDSPIPCDTAAGSPLPSLGYIYSFGEDNSKDIYVLASKGVYRVVRPSLCDYTCPTEKAATNRPPGPSSKAPAIGMSKQMRVLLLSVIMFWVLVR